The nucleotide window GTGACGGCGTCGGTGAGGAATGCGAGCACGTTGCGGCCCTGCCGGCGACACGAGGCCAGGACCGTGAGGATCCGCTCCACGAACCGGCTACCGCGTTCGGAGTCGGTGCCGTAGCTGGTCTTGCGCCAGCACACGGCGTGACGCAGGGCCCGCTCGGCCGCGTTGTTGGTCGGTTCCACCCCGCCCACGCGTGCGAACGTCCACAGGGCCGGCTCCACCGCCAACAGCTCGCGGCACACGGCCCCGGTCTTGGGGCACCCGCACCGGCCCCCGTGCCCCAGGTGCGTGCGGAACCGGGCCCGCACGGCGCGGGCGTACACGCGAGCGAACGTGGACCGGGCTAACGTCCCGTCCCGCACCCGGAACCAGTGCCCGAACAGTTCGTCGGAACAGGCCAACAGGGCGGCCCCGATCGGGGATCCGTCGTTGCCCCGATCGATCATCGCCTGGAAGTCCCGCCGCAGGTGCGCCCAGCACACCTGGCGCCGATGCACCGGCAGATGCGTGTACACCGGATACCGATCGGTCGTGTGGACCTGGGCGGACCCGTCCCGCAGGTCGTCGAACGCGCTCCGGCCCCGGGTGGCGCGGATCAGGAATGCGACCACCGAGGTGCTCACCGCGACCCACAACCAGGCCCGCTGGCGCCCTTGCGTCCAGCACGTTTCGTCCACGTTCGCCGGGTGCCCGCGGGTGTACGCGAGAGCCGCTTCGGCCACCGGGGCCAGAGCCGCCGCGGTCGTGTGCTGGAGTTTGCACACCGTGGCCGGACGGATGGGCAACCCGAACAGGTCGTCGAACAGTTGGCTCACCACCCGCTTGCCCAGGCGGCACGAACCGGTGAGCATGGCGGCCACCGCCTGGACCCGGGGACCGTACCCGGGAGCCGCGTCGGCGGGCACCGGTGCGGTCGTCACGGCGCCGCAGTGCGGGCACCGGAGCCGATGGCACCGATACTCGGTCACCTGCGGCCGGACGACCGGGATCTCATGCACCTGGTGAATCGACGGGTTCGGGTCGTCCCCGGTGAGTGGGCACGCACACCCGCGGCAGGTGTCCGGTTTGAGGGTGTGGACCGTGTCGGGCGGCAGCACGGTGCGCTCGGCCTTGGGGTGCCCCGATTGACCGCCGCGCCGCTTCCCCGAGGGACTCTTGGGCGGGGCCGGCTTCACCTGCGGACCATCCGACGAGGGCGGTTTCGACGAGTTGCTGGAATTCTGGTTGAGCCGGGTCTGAAGGTCGGCCACCGTGACCTGGAGAGCCGCGACCGTGGCCTGCAACTGCGCAACCGTCGCTTCCAGCGCACGAATGTACGCCACCACCGCTGGCGGCAGGTCACTCGGTA belongs to Gemmata obscuriglobus and includes:
- a CDS encoding IS66-like element ISGob3 family transposase yields the protein MTSVPQPPELPSDLPPAVVAYIRALEATVAQLQATVAALQVTVADLQTRLNQNSSNSSKPPSSDGPQVKPAPPKSPSGKRRGGQSGHPKAERTVLPPDTVHTLKPDTCRGCACPLTGDDPNPSIHQVHEIPVVRPQVTEYRCHRLRCPHCGAVTTAPVPADAAPGYGPRVQAVAAMLTGSCRLGKRVVSQLFDDLFGLPIRPATVCKLQHTTAAALAPVAEAALAYTRGHPANVDETCWTQGRQRAWLWVAVSTSVVAFLIRATRGRSAFDDLRDGSAQVHTTDRYPVYTHLPVHRRQVCWAHLRRDFQAMIDRGNDGSPIGAALLACSDELFGHWFRVRDGTLARSTFARVYARAVRARFRTHLGHGGRCGCPKTGAVCRELLAVEPALWTFARVGGVEPTNNAAERALRHAVCWRKTSYGTDSERGSRFVERILTVLASCRRQGRNVLAFLTDAVTAHRTGAKPPTLIPVPAQQPPMMNPTFAGC